In Erigeron canadensis isolate Cc75 chromosome 1, C_canadensis_v1, whole genome shotgun sequence, a single window of DNA contains:
- the LOC122585066 gene encoding uncharacterized protein LOC122585066 yields MIRWILSCVTSTSFSICVNGNLHGFFKGRRGLRQGDPMSPYLYTLVMEVLTLYLQKKAALGNPCFRYHQLCEKEKLINLCFADDLFFFARGDTSSTSILMEVLNAFKEMSGLVPSLPKSTVFFCNVSDHVKQAILQILPFEEGKLHVRYLGVPLISTRLVYRDCKVLVERMEKRISDWRNKSLSFARRLQLINSVLSSLHTYWASVFILPKSIIADLERKMRGFLWYQGDMKRGKAKVSWKIVCLPKYEGGLGIRRIEDSNTALMAAHVWSIITNRKSLWVQWIHSNRLKGRSFWDVPLRAGASWGWRKLLQLRSTFRPFFYSRIGNGLSTSAWFDSWCKLGPLSSIITPRKIKRPTAWYDLYPVLIPVTPPNLSTDRNDTLIWRDENGVEKLFSASIVWDSIRYKQPEVWMLVRSFAKMDHVAALLDDIIAWLISISSGSSISSVVGRLVFAASAFFVWQERNNRLYSNKMRTTAQIRDVILSTVRSKLHGMKLKDTSAAKRLIEEWKLPSMLIMKNEVAE; encoded by the exons ATGATTAGATGGATATTGTCGTGTGTTACATCTACATCGTTCTCTATATGTGTTAATGGTAACTTGCACGGATTTTTCAAAGGGCGAAGGGGGCTACGACAAGGGGATCCAATGTCCCCATATTTATATACGCTTGTAATGGAAGTGTTAACTTTGTATTTACAGAAGAAGGCTGCTCTTGGAAATCCATGTTTTCGCTACCACCAGCTTTGTGAGAAggaaaagttaataaacttatgTTTTGCAGACGATTTATTCTTTTTTGCAAGGGGCGATACTAGCTCGACCTCGATTCTCATGGAAGTGCTGAATGCTTTTAAAGAGATGTCAGGTCTCGTTCCAAGTTTGCCTAAAAGTACCGTCTTCTTCTGCAACGTTTCGGATCATGTTAAACAAGCTATCTTGCAGATTCTTCCTTTCGAAGAAGGTAAACTTCATGTTCGGTATCTAGGTGTTCCACTTATTTCTACCAGGTTAGTTTATCGAGATTGTAAGGTATTGGTGGAGAGGATGGAAAAAAGAATTTCAGATTGGAGAAATAAAAGTTTATCATTTGCGAGGCGACTCCAACTTATTAATTCTGTTTTATCCTCATTGCATACGTATTGGGCTTCGGTTTTCATTCTCCCCAAGAGTATTATTGCTGATCTGGAAAGGAAAATGAGAGGTTTTCTTTGGTACCAAGGAGATATGAAACGGGGAAAAGCGAAGGTTTCTTGGAAGATAGTATGTCTTCCTAAATATGAAGGTGGGCTTGGTATACGTAGAATTGAAGATTCAAATACAGCACTCATGGCTGCACATGTGTGGAGCATTATCACGAATCGGAAGTCTTTATGGGTTCAATGGATCCATTCTAACCGGTTAAAAGGTAGATCTTTTTGGGATGTTCCTTTGCGTGCAGGTGCTAGTTGGGGATGGCGCAAACTTTTACAGTTAAGAAGTACTTTTCGACCGTTTTTCTATTCAAGAATTGGGAATGGGTTATCAACGTCTGCTTGGTTTGATTCATGGTGTAAGCTGGGACCCCTTAGTTCTATAATTAcaccaagaaaaataaaacgg CCCACTGCATGGTATGACTTATATCCTGTACTTATACCTGTTACTCCCCCAAATCTGTCCACTGATCGTAATGATACTCTTATATGGCgtgatgaaaatggagttgaaAAGCTATTTTCAGCATCTATTGTGTGGGATTCAATTAGGTATAAGCAACCTGAG GTATGGATGCTGGTTAGATCATTTGCCAAGATGGATCACGTTGCAGCTTTGCTAGATGACATTATAGCTTGGCTCATCTCTATATCGTCGGGCTCATCAATATCAAGTGTGGTGGGACGACTTGTTTTTGCTGCGTCGGCTTTTTTTGTATGGCAGGAAAGAAACAACAGGTTATATAGCAACAAAATGAGAACCACTGCACAAATTCGAGATGTAATTCTCTCGACTGTTCGTTCAAAGTTACATGGAATGAAGCTAAAAGACACAAGTGCTGCTAAACGACTCATTGAAGAATGGAAACTACCTTCGATGCTTATTATGAAGAATGAAGTTGCCGAGTAG